In the genome of Triticum urartu cultivar G1812 chromosome 5, Tu2.1, whole genome shotgun sequence, one region contains:
- the LOC125510499 gene encoding protein IQ-DOMAIN 5-like: MGISAKWIKSLVRIRKQDKGRSSENQEKAQNAESSEASSSARQLHKRKHSLDPALEELAVPSETSTDGTNTQLGSNSISSESASRDVHVSQTEELPREGDLAATVIQSAFRAFLARRALRALKGIVLLQALVRGHVVRKQTAETLQCMHELVRAEARVRARQAGVALENQVARKKVPEQDDCENHVRGIEEGWCGGIGSVAEMQAKVLKRQEAAAKRERAMAYALTHQRQAGLRQQKPTNLQGSELDDDHWGSNWVERWVAARPWENRLLDNNAKESMPVCDDNQDEEIKSQVTPKGKAPTSSTPPNGLSKKKGASHRKSYSDINFTSFGRSSSVLPSTSLGTSKQKPKLEDEAFEEVSSQPTDVASLAVPNQKERRGQLNTSAKKRLSLPNNVGGGAAKGTTNRNPMNRSSSAKSDPKPQANAPNQARKQVELQA, from the exons ATGGGCATTTCAGCCAAGTGGATTAAATCACTGGTTCGCATAAGAAAGCAGGACAAGGGGCGGAGTTCAGAAAATCAAGAAAAGGCACAAAATGCCGAGAGCAGTGAAGCT AGCTCTTCTGCTCGACAGCTACACAAACGAAAGCATTCTCTGGATCCCGCATTAGAAGAACTTGCAGTACCTAGTGAAACATCGACGGATGGCACCAACACCCAGTTAGGTTCAAATTCCATTTCATCAGAAAGTGCATCACGTGATGTGCATGTTTCTCAGACCGAAGAACTTCCTAGAGAAGGGGATTTGGCTGCAACAGTTATTCAGTCTGCATTTCGGGCATTCTTG GCTAGGCGGGCTTTACGAGCACTTAAAGGTATAGTTCTACTCCAGGCCCTTGTGAGGGGCCATGTGGTGAGAAAGCAGACAGCAGAAACGCTTCAGTGTATGCACGAGCTGGTACGAGCCGAAGCTCGTGTCAGAGCAAGGCAAGCCGGTGTTGCATTAGAAAACCAAGTGGCGCGGAAAAAGGTCCCTGAGCAAGATGATTGTGAGAACCATGTTCGAGGAATTGAG GAAGGCTGGTGTGGCGGTATTGGTTCTGTTGCAGAAATGCAAGCTAAAGTACTGAAAAGGCAGGAAGCTGCTGCAAAACGCGAGAGAGCGATGGCGTATGCATTGACCCATCAG CGGCAAGCTGGTTTAAGGCAGCAGAAACCTACAAATCTGCAAGGATCCGAACTTGATGACGACCACTGGGGATCAAACTGGGTAGAGAGATGGGTGGCTGCACGTCCATGGGAGAACAGGTTACTTGACAATAATGCGAAAGAGAGCATGCCAGTGTGTGATGATAATCAGGATGAGGAAATAAAATCTCAGGTCACACCAAAGGGCAAAGCGCCAACTTCAAGCACTCCTCCTAATGGCCTGAGCAAGAAGAAAGGTGCAAGCCACAGGAAGTCATATTCGGATATAAATTTCACTTCATTTGGGCGATCGTCAAGTGTACTGCCTTCCACCTCTCTGGGAACATCCAAACAGAAGCCGAAACTGGAAGATGAGGCTTTTGAGGAAGTCAGCTCCCAGCCCACAGATGTAGCTTCCTTGGCTGTGCCCAATCAGAAAGAAAGGCGCGGGCAGCTGAATACATCCGCCAAGAAGCGCCTGTCCCTGCCAAATAACG TCGGCGGGGGAGCAGCAAAGGGGACAACCAACAGAAATCCGATGAACCGATCCAGCAGTGCCAAGTCTGACCCAAAACCACAGGCAAACGCGCCCAACCAAGCCCGGAAGCAAGTCGAGCTGCAGGCCTGA